ACTTCTTGAGCTGGCAGACCTGGATGCCCTGGTCTTAACGCGAAGCGAAGAGGGCATGTCTTTGTTTTTTCGCCAGGGAGATCAAATTGATTTGCCGACGCGTGCTCAGGAAGTGTTTGACGTGTCCGGGGCCGGAGATACGGTTCTGGCCCTTGTCGGCATAGGGCTTGCGGCCAAACTCTCTTTAAAACAAGCCGCAACCGTGGCCAACATTGCCGCGGGTATTGTCGTGGGGAAGGTGGGAACCTCCACGGTCAGCAGCCGCGAGATTATGCAAGCCGTTTTGCAAAACGGCTTGCCTGAAGAAAGCAAGATTCAGACGTCTCAGGCCCTCGCTGATATCCTCAGCCATGCACGTAAGTATGGCAAACGCGTTGTTTTTACGAATGGCTGTTTTGATTTGCTCCATGCCGGACATGTGAGTTATCTACAGCGTGCCCGCGAGCTTGGCGATATCCTTGTTGTTGGTTTGAATACGGATCAATCCGTCCAACGACTTAAAGGACCAACCCGGCCACTGGTCAACGAAGACGATCGTGCCTTTGTGATCGCGGCACTGGCGTGTGTCAGCTATGTGGTGTTATTTGACGAAGATACGCCATTGGAATTGATTAAAGAGCTCCGTCCCGATGTTTTGGTGAAAGGGGCAGACTACACCCTGGACAACGTCGTGGGTCGTCGTGAAGTGGAAAGCTGGGGGGGAGCCGTTGAGCTGATTGAGTTTATTCATGGTCGCTCAACGACGGGTATTGTCGAGCGTATTCTGGCGTCACAATAGCCACGGTTCGACGATTCAGGTCAGGCGGTTTTTATCCTATTGATTCTGAAAGCAAGACGGAAAGCGCTGCTGACGAGGAAAAGATCCCAAATAGTGCCATGAAGGCTGGTTAAGAACTCCCCGCTAAGCACGGGCAAAACATTAATGCAAAATTTCACCTGTTTTAAGGCATACGATATCCGTGGACCATTGGCTGACGGGTTAAATGAAGAGGTTGTCTATCTCTTCGGTTCAGTACATGCTGAAACCTGTGGTGGTCGGCTTCTTGTCGAAGGGGGCTCGGGAACAGGAGTCGTAGGGCGAATTTTGCATAGCAAGAGGGCATGATTTTGTCAGTTAGGCTAGTGCAGAAGGCTGGACCCGTTATTGATATTGTTCTTGCCAGCTACAATGGGGCAGACTTTATTCAACAGCAGATCGAATCTATCCAAGCGTGCGCTGGTTACGATGAGTTGGTTGCCCGGATTCTTGTGGTGGATGATGGTTCCTCTGATGCGACATTGACCATCGTTTCATCTCTGGCAAAAAGTGATGGAAAAATTTCTTTTTTTGCCGGTGGGGATTCTCCCTTGGGGGTTGTCGGCAATTTCTCTCGCGGCTTGAAGTTGACTTGTGCTCCTTATGTGATGTTTTGTGATCAAGATGATGTTTGGCTGCCCAATAAGATTAAGTTGAGCTTGCATGCAGTCGTTGGTGTTGAAAGTAGCGTGGGGAGGCACATTCCTGTTCTCACTTATTCAGATTTGAAAGTTGTCGATTCGCGTTTGCAGGTCTTGGCTGACTCTTTTTGGGCTTATCAGGGTATCCCGGAAAGCTGGGGTGAGCGTTTTAGCCAATTGTTGGTCCAGAATGTGGCTGCCGGCTGTACGATGCTTTTTAATCGCGCTCTCGTTGAAAAAGCCTGCCCTTTTCCTGGGCAGATAATGATGCATGACTGGTGGATGCTCCTTGTTGCCCATGTTTTCGGCAAGGTGGTACGCCAACCGCAGACCTTGGTTTTGTATCGACAGCATTCCTCCAATCAAATTGGCGCTAAAAAGCTGTCAGGGGTGCTTTTTTTTCAGTTTGTACCGCTATTGCGTCAAGCATGGAGCAATTTGTACCGATTAAGTGATCAGGCCCGTGCTTTTTCGGCATGCTTTAAACGAGAACTCCAAGGATTCCAACCTGAGTCAGAACTGAAAACATTGCAGTTTTTGGTAGGGCTTTCTTCGTTTTCCACGGTAAAAAAGGTGGGAGCATTGGTCGACGGAACGATAAGAAAGAGCAATTTGTTTCGCAATGTTTGTCTGTTTTTTTTACTCTTGTTTCCACCTTATCGTAAGAGCGATTGATTTTAGGCGGATCGGGGAAAAGTTTCGGTCTATAAAGGAGCTGAAAGGGAGTGTTGATTCGGGTTCTCTTATCCTTTTTATCCAGGTTTTTGATAAGGTCTTTATTCCTATTGCTTCAGACAAGGAATAACTACACATTTACTCCTGTTTAGTGTATAAATAGCGAGCTTTTCTGAACTGTTACTAACGCGCTGATTCTCTCTAGCCAAGCTGGGGAGGACACCTGAAAATAGGGGGGGACTTGAAGGTAGTTGTTACAGGAGGAGCGGGCTTTATCGGTTCCGCAGTGATCCGCCACATCATTCAAGATACCGAGGATTCTGTCGTTAATCTCGATAAGTTGACATATGCCGGTAACCTTCAATCGTTACAGCAGGTTGCTGATAGTCGTCGCTATTTTTTCGAGAAAGTCGATATTTGCGATCGTGCCGAAGTTGAACGGGTGTTTAACCAGCATCAACCTGACGTGATTATGCATTTAGCGGCAGAAAGCCATGTTGATCGTTCTATTGACGGACCGGCTGCATTTATCGAAACGAATATTGTCGGGACCTATACGTTGTTGGATGTCGCCCGTCAGTATTGGAGCCAGTTGGACGAAGTACGCAAGTCAGTGTTTCGTTTTCATCATATTTCCACTGATGAGGTCTATGGTGACCTTGAAGAAGCCGACGACCTGTTTGTTGAAGATATGGCGTATGCGCCCAGTTCTCCCTATGCGGCAAGCAAGGCCAGCTCGGATCATTTGGTTCGTGCTTGGAATCGTACCTTTGGGCTTCCGGTTGTTGTGACCAACTGTTCGAATAATTATGGTCCATACCATTTTCCGGAAAAATTGATCCCACTGATGATTCTAAATGCACTGGAAGGAAAATCTTTGCCGGTTTATGGTTCTGGAAAGCAAATCCGCGATTGGTTGTATGTCGAGGACCATGCTCGGGCACTGTACACAGTGTTGACGACCGGAGAGATTGGTGAGACCTATAATATAGGTGGCCACAACGAAAAGAAGAATATTGAAGTCGTTCAGGCGATTTGTGCCTTGCTTGAAGAGTTGTCTCCTCAAAAACCGGCAGGTATCACCAATTATGTTGACCTGATTACCTATGTTCAGGATCGTCCTGGCCACGATTTACGCTATGCTATTGACGCCGGAAAAATCCAACGTGAGTTGGGCTGGGCGCCTCAAGAAACCTTTGAGAGTGGTTTGCGCAAGACGGTTCAATGGTATTTAGATAATCAGCTGTGGTGTCAGCATGTCCAGGATGGTTCCTATCAGCGCCAGCGGTTGGGGATGAATGTCGCTGTGACGACACAGGATGGAGAGTAGACTGTGGGTACGTTGCGAATTGCTCTGATTGGTGCCAACGGTATGCTGGCCAGCATGTTTCGACGGACAACTCCTCCAACTGTTCAGCTGTACCCGTTTGACCTGCCGCAGTTTGATTTGACCGATCACGACCAGGTGCGATCACTGTTGTTCGATCTGGCTCCTGAGATTATCATCAATTGTGCCGCTTTTACCCAAGTGGACAATTGTGAAACACAGCAGTCATTGGCTTATGCGGTGAATGGGGCTGGACCAGGGGTGCTGGCCGAGGTCGCCAGGGAGATCCAAGCGACGCTGGTGCATATTTCGACTGATTTTGTTTTTTCTGGTGAGAAGACAACGCCCTATACTGAAGATGACCCGACAGGTCCTATAAGTGTCTATGGTAAATCCAAGTTGCAGGGAGAACAGACGATTCGCGAGAGTGGTTTGTCCCAGTACTATATTGTGCGCACCAGTTGGCTCTATGGTCCTGAAGGTCCCAACTTTGTCGAGACCATGATTCGATTGGCCGGCGAACGGGAAGTTCTTGGGATCGTCGCCGACCAATTAGGGTCCCCGACGTCCACCTATGATCTGGCTGATGCGGTCTGGCGATTGCTGGCTTTGACAGATGGAGCGCGGCCACGAGCCGAATACGGAATTTACCATTACAGTAACGAAGGGGTATGCAGCTGGTACGACTTTACTTGTGAAATTGTTTCTCAGTTGCACCAGTTCGATCAGAAGCTGGTGGTGAAAACGATCAACCCCATCGCGACAACCGATTATCCGGTTCCTGCTGGACGACCAGCTTATTCTGTTTTGAGTAAAGAAAAGATCACGCAGCAAATTGGCTTAAAGGTTCCCGCTTGGCAGGTCAGTTTGCATCACTATCTGCAGGAGCGATTCAACGCTTAGGGCGATGCCACATTGGAGAGCCCGTAACGATTTGAATTGATGATTTTAACGAGGAGTTTCATGTCGGGAATAAAAAAAGGGATTGTCCTCGCCGGTGGAGCGGGTACCCGCCTTTATCCGCTGACCTTGGTGGCCAGTAAGCAGCTGCAGTCCGTTTACGACAAACCGATGATTTATTATCCACTGTCAACATTGATGCGGGCAGGGGTGCAGGATATCTTGATTATTTCAACACCCCAGGATACCCCTCGGTTTCAGGAACTGCTGGGGGATGGTTCACGCTATGGTCTCCGATTGAGCTACGAGGTTCAGGCTGAGCCGAAAGGGATTGCACAGGCTTTTCTCGTCGGAGAAGAGTTTATCAACGGTGAACCGGTTTGTCTGATCCTTGGAGACAATATCTTTTACGGCAAGATGGGGTTGACGAAAATCTTTTCTGGGTTTGAAGGTGGGGCGAAGGTTTTTGGCTACCCGGTAAACGATCCTGAACGTTACGGGGTGGTGGAATTTGATGCCGGCGGAAAGGCGATTGGTTTGGAGGAAAAGCCACAGCAGCCGAAGTCCCGCTATGCGGTTCCTGGGCTTTATCTGTACGATAGTAAAGTTGTCGAGATTACTCGTGCCCTCAGGCCATCAGCACGAGGTGAGTTGGAGATTACCGATGTCAATCTCGAATATCTCAAGCGTGGCGAGTTGCAGGTTGAAAAATTGGAGCGCGGAATTGCTTGGTTGGACACCGGCACCCATCAGAGCCTGCTGGAGGCCAGCCACTTTATCGGCACCCTTGAAGCGCGACAGGGGTTAAAAATCGCCTGCCTTGAGGAGGTCGCGTATAAAAAGGGTTACCTGACAGCTGAACAAATGGCTCAGGTTATTAACAACACGCCGCCGTCAAGCTACCGCAGCTATCTGGAGATGGTGTTAAGTGATGGAGTCCATTGATGGACGTGATTAAAACGGCAATCCCGGAAGTTTTGATTTTTGAACCCCGGGTTTTTGGGGACGATCGCGGTTTTTTTTATGAGAGTTTCAACCTCCGGCACTGGCAGGAACTTAGTGGCCTGCAACGTGAATTCGTCCAAGACAACCACTCCCGGTCATCCCGTGGGGTATTGCGCGGTCTTCATTATCAACTTCCGCCGGCAGCTCAAGGGAAACTGGTGCGCTGTACGGTGGGTGAGGTCTATGATGTGGCGGTGGATATCCGTCGATCATCGCCAACATTTGGGCAGTGGGTTGGTGTAAGTCTTTCGGCGGAAAACAAGCGTCAGTTGTGGATTCCCGAGGGGTTTGCCCATGGCTTCGTTGTGTTGTCTGAGGTCGCAGAGTTTTTATACAAAACCACCGATTATTATGCTCCGGAATGTGAGCGCTGTATCCGTTGGGATGATCCGGATATCGCCATCGAATGGCCTTGTGTTAACCCGCAGCTTTCAGCAAAAGACCACAAAGGTGGTTGTTTGAGTGCTGCTCAGGTGTTCGAAGGATAGCTGACGGGCCATTTATACAATTCACCTTACTGGCCCGACCGCAGTTTTTTCTTTGATAGAGAGACGAGTTCTTTGATTCTTCACTCCGATAAAACCGTCATATTTTTATTGCGCTTGTTTTTTTTCATCATCGGCGGTTCCGGACTGATTGTTTCTCTGCTGCTCGGAAACAGTTGCCCTTTATGTGAACCTTCTCAGGGATGCAAGAGCGTGGACGTTGCCCAGTCCACGGGATTTCGATCATTCATTTCTTATGACATCGAGCTGGACGAATTCGACGACACCTCGTCCGGGTTCGTTCCTGGGTTATTTGAGCCGACATCAGAGTTTTTCTTCCTGAAAGCAGAAAGCGGGCGATTTTCAGCCGCTGATCGTTTGTTCTTCGCGTGCAGCTGGCCTCCCGTGTGCTCGCGTCCCCCTCCGACCATCAACGCCTGAATAACCGTTGCTGCCTGTTGACGGTGCAGCCCCTTATCGCGCCCAAAGAACGCAGAGACTGCCAAGAGAGAAAACTCAAGGGCAAGATTTTCAGAGAAAATTTCCTTGGCGGGAGTGGCCGTCTTGAAAGAGAGCCGACATCGAGAGAAGAGGATTGTCTTGTACCCTTCTTTCTCTGTCGTCTCGGTCGTTTCTGTGATCCGACAGGCGGTGAAACCATCGATAAAATAAGAGAATTTCCAGTTTTTTGCCTACTTGACGCTACGGCAACAATGTGCAACTATCACGATTTGCATTTTTGGCTGAGGAGAATAATGCTCAATGAAAAAATTTTTGAAACAATGGCGCCCCTATCTCGTCTACGGCGGGGTTTTTAGCCTTTTTATAAATGTACTGCAACTGACATTTCCTATCTACATGCTGCAGATCTACGACCGAGTCCTGTCCAGTTACAGTATGCCGACCCTTTTTGCCATTACCGTTGCAGCAGTGTTGTCTCTGATTGTTATGGCCTCCCTTGAGTTTGTCCGCTCAAGGTTGTTGGTTCGCTGTGGCGTGGCCATTGATCAGGCATTAAGTCGCAATGTTCTTGATAGCGTTTTGAAACAAGCTGCAATTACAGGAACTCCTCCTGACCAGGCAACGTTGCGTGATGTAAATATTTTACGAAATTTCTTTGCGGGTAATGCGATTTTTACCCTGTTTGATATCCCTTGGACACCTTTATTTCTAGCTGTAATCTACATCCTTCACCCGCTTCTTGGTTTGGTCGCGACTGGTGGTGCGGTCCTTTTGATCATTTTTGCGCTAATCAATGAAAAGGTCACGAGGAAACCGCTGGATGCTGCAAATGTGGTGAATGGTTTTTCGATGAAATTTGTCGAAACCGCACGTCGCAATGCCCAGTCTGTGCGCAGCATGGGGATGCTTTCCGGTGTGACCTCACGGTGGCAAGGCTATAATGATACTGTCACGAAACTTCAAACGCAATCCAGTCGTCAAGCTGGGCTTATTCAATCCCTGTCAAGTTGGTTGCGTCAGTCCATGCAAGTGTTTATCTATGGCGTTGGCGCTTGGTTGACCTTGAAAGGGGAGGCGACCGCTGGTTGTATGATTGCATCATCCATTATCATGGGTAAGGCTCTTGGACCTGTTCAAACAGGGATAGCGACATGGAAGAGTATGGTAGAGGCGCGAAGTGCTTGGCGTCGACTGGATGCTCTTTTTAGTCGCTCAACCAATGAAGACAGTATGGATTTACCTTCACCAAAGGGAGAGCTAACTGCAGAGCATGTTAGTTTTTCCATTCAGAATACAACGATTCTTCGCGATATTAGTTTTCAGATTCAACCGGGAGAATCTTTGGGCTTAATTGGTCCGTCGGGGGCTGGAAAGTCAACCCTGTGTCGTCTTTTACTTGGGATCTGGCCTTCAACCACAGGGAGTGTACGGCTCGATGGGGCGGATGTTTATGCTTGGGATCAAGAAAGACTTGGTCCCTATATCGGTTATTTACCTCAGGATGTCGAACTTTTCCCCGGGACCGTTGCAGAAAATATCTCTCGATTAAATGAGGTCAGTTCTGAAGATGTCATAGCTGCTGCTCAACAAGCTGGTGTCCATGAATTGATTTTGACTTTGCCTGGAGGTTACGATACGCGGATAGGTGAAGGGGGCATTGTGCTTTCTGGCGGTCAACGGCAGCGGATCGGTTTAGCTCGTGCCTTATTTGGCAAGCCGAAACTCGTTATTCTGGATGAACCAAATTCTAATCTTGACGATGAAGGCGAGAAAGCATTGCTGGCCTCGTGGCCAACTCTTAAAGAACAAGGAACGACTCTTATCGTCGTATCTCACAAGCCTGGGTTGCTGGCAGGCGTGGATAAGATTTTGATGTTGAGAAATGGACAGCTGGCGATGTTTGGTCCGCGTGATGCCGTTTTCCAAAAACTTATGGAAGTTCAAGCTCAGCAAAAAGCTGGATAGATGACCTCTTGAAAATAGGGGGATGCCGGTATTGCTTATCTACAAGGTTAAAATTAAAGGCTTATATATATGGAACAAAAACAGAACTGGTTGCGTCGGCTGTTAAACAAAAATCGGATAACCGATGAAGATTATGCTCAGATGGAAGATGAAAACAGCCCGCCTCCTAAGCTTAATGTCATTTTTGCCGACAGTCGCCGCATTATTATGTCCGGTTTGCTGATCATTTTGGTTTTTTTTGGTATAGGCGGTGCTTGGATAACGTTGGCCGAAATAAGCGGCGCGGTTATTTCCTCAGGCGAGGTGAGGGTGGATACCGAGCGTAAAACAGTCCAGCATCTTGAAGGGGGAATCATCAAAGAGATTAAGGTCCGCAACGGTGACAAGGTAGAAAAAGGGCAGACTCTCATTGTTCTCGACAGCTCCCGGATTATTTCAGAGACTGAGCAGGTACGTCTGCGCCTGGCTGCTGCACGCCTTGCAGACATCCGTCTCCAGGCGGAACGCGGCATGACTGCGCAGGTGCCGTGGCCTAAATCCGAGCCCGGCATTCCCGAGGCCAAATATCGCGAACTCCTCGAGTCGGCGCAAAAGGTGTTTGCCTCCCGGCGTCAGGCGTTGACTGAGCAGATCTCCATGCTCAAAAAGCAGATAGCCCAGCTCACAGAGCAGGATTCCAGCCTCCAGGGGCGTGTCAGGGCGGAAAAAAAGATTATCGCTGCTCTGCAAGAAGAACTCGAAGCCAAGCAAGTTTTGTATGAGCGCCAGTATATCGACAAAACCCGTATTCTCGAGCTTGAGCGTAACATTGCCGAACACGAAGGTATCCAGGCCCAGCTTCACGGCTCTCGTGCTGAATTGCGTGAGCGCATTGCCGAGCTTGAGCTGCGTATGAGCGCCCTGCAAAGCGAGTATCGCCAGAAAGCCACAGAGGAACACAACCAGAACCAACAGCGCATCTACGATCTGCAGCAGCAGCTCCTTCCGCTGATCGATGCCAGTAATCGCCTCAACATCACTGCCCCTGTATCCGGAGAAATTATTGCCATGCAGGTTCATTCCGTCGGTGGAGTCATAAGGTCAGGCGAACCCATTCTCGATATTGTCCCCGAGGGCAGCCCTCTCATTGTGGAATGCAATATCCAAGTCAAAGATATCACGCATGTTCATAAAGGGCAGGAAGCCGACGTGCAACTCCTTGCCTTCGAACAGCGCACCACCCCCAAAATCCACGGCAAGGTCGTCTATATCTCCGCCGACCGTATTCTGCGTAAAACCGCATACGGAGAGCAGCCCACATATATTGTCCACGTAGAGCTGGATAAGGTTGAGCTGCATGAAAATGATCTGTACATCAGCGCCGGCATGCCGGCCGCAGTGTTCATAAAAACCGAACCCCGTACCGTGCTCGACTACCTCATCGAGCCCCTCAAGGAAAACTTCGATCGCGCTCTACGCGAAACCTGATTACTTAATCTCTCGGTAAAACTCAGACCCTGCTCTTTTGACGGGGCAGGGCTGAGTTACTGATTTGTGTCATTGCGGTCCGACCCGCAATTTCTATAGCCGTTGTGTGAGCCTTTACCATCATGGCAGACAAAATCACCAACCCTTTAAGTCGCGGCATTGCTTTTGGTGCCGAACATATTCGCTCTTAAAAAAAAACGGACGATCTGCTACCATCCACCATCATGTTAAACAGCGGTAATTACTCAACTTGACAACTAGAGGCCAGGAAAGCCCATGCGCACATTACAAAAAATATTTTATGCCGCGTCATTCTTTATGATGTGCAGCATCCCAGTGCATGCTGCCACTGTACCCCTTACTCTTCAGGAGTGCATTCAGCGCGGTCTCCAATACAACCCTGAAATCAATGCTTATCGCCTCGCCAAAAAAGAGGCAGACCGCGGTATCGAAGAAGCTTGGGGTGCCTTCCTCCCCACTCTCAGCCTCCACTACAGCTATAATAAACTGAACAACGGTTCCGCTGACGAGAGCGACAACGACTATCTCGATCAAAACAGCAACAGCTTCAGTGCCCGTTTGACCCAGCCTCTCTTCACCGGTTTTTCCGGCGTTGCAGGGCTAAAACGCGCACGTGCCAACAGGGAATATCGCGAAGCCGAGCTACGTTATATTGAAAACCAACTTATAAAAGAGATAAGTATCAGCTATTATGATCTCCTCTATGCCCAACGCCGTACCAGCCAGTGGCGAGAATCGGTGCAGCGCCTTGAAGAGCAGCAGGAAATCGCAGCCGCATGGGTGGAGCAGCGCCTCGCGCCTATGTTGCGTCTCCACGAAATTGCTGCTGAGCTTTCCAATGCTCATCACGAACTTACTCGCGCCATTTCGGACCAGGCCATAGCCCGTGCGCAGATACGTGAATGGCTTGCTCTCTCTCCCGGCGAAGAGATCAATGTCAGCGGTAGCCTGATGACTCAAGGCGAAGAGCCATGCCCAGATCTGCAGGCCTGTATTGAAACCGCCCTTGAGCAGCGCCCTGAAATTGAACTGAGTCAACTCACGATTGAGATTGCCCGCCAGGACGCCAAAGCCATCCTGGCTCGCAACCTTCCCCACGCTGAACTGGATACCTCTTGGACCGACTACCAGCGTGAATACGATACCAACTATCCCGAGGATGATCGCGATTATTACAGTGTAACGCTGAACCTGAGTCTCAAGCCCTTCCAGGGAGGGCGGAATATCTCTGCCTGGCGCAAGCAGCGCATTGTCGTCGATCGCTATCGCCAGCAGCTCGCCAGCCAGCGCAATGCCATCGCTACTGAAGTCAATACGAGCTTCGAGCAGCTCACCCAGGGCAAAGCTCGCATCAAGGATGCCCGGAAAACCATTGAACATGCGGTCGCTGCATATCAGGTCGCCAAAAAATCTGCTGAGATGGGCATGTATTCTCTCGATGATCTTCTCGAAGCGGAGCTGCGCCTTACCCGTGCTGAGCTCAAACTCACCGATGCCTATATCGCGACTCGCAAGGCAACCGCGGAACTCAGCTACGCCATATGTAGCACTTCTTTATTTTAAAGCGCAAAAGAGCTATGCAGCATTATTCATCCAAGCCATCGTACGTAATTATTCATGCCTGGAAATACCGCCAGCTCATATGGCAAATGGCCAAGCGCGAGGTTGTCGGGCGTTATCGCGGTTCTATCCTGGGGTTATTCTGGTCTTTTTTTCAGCCCATATTTATGTTGAGTATCTATACCTTCGTTTTTAGTGTCGTTTTTCAGGCCAAATGGGGCGCGACACATTCTGAAAGCAAAACCGAGTTTGCTATTATCCTGTTTTCCGGGCTCATTATCTTTAATTTTTTTGTAGAAGTTATAAACCGAGCTCCGGATATGATTATTCAAAATGTAAGCTACGTAAAAAAAGTGGTGTTTCCCCTTGAGGTTCTGCCATTTGTTGCAGCGGGTTCCGCGTTGTTTCACACATTTGTAAGTGTACTGGTGCTTCTCACATTTAATGTGCTGGTAAATCACACATTCCATTTAACCGTATTCTTTTTGCCCCTCATAATATTGCCCCTGTTCATGCTTGTTCTTGGTTTCTCTTGGTTTCTTGCTTCATTAGGGGTGTATTTACGCGATGTGGGGCAAACCGTCGGTATCCTGACAACGGCATTATTATTTATGAGCCCTATCTTTTTTCCGGCTACAGCACTGCCTGAACAGCTGCGCGCCTACCTTTTTGTAAATCCCCTCACATTTATAATAGAGCAAACGCGTCAGGCTCTTATCTGGGGGACCGCTCCGGATTGGTCTGGTCTTGTCGTCTACTTTTTTGCTGCATGCTTATTCGCATGGTTAGGGCTTCTGTGGTTTCAAAAAACACGCAAAGGGTTTGCCGATGTCCTCTGAGGTCGCTATTAGTGTTACAGATGTCAGCAAGTGTTATCAAGTCTACGCCACCCCCAGAGACCGCCTGAAGCAATTTATCCTGCCTCGTCTCCAAGCGCTTCTAGGGAGACACCGACGTCAGTATTATCGCGAATTCTGGGCACTTCGCGATATCTCTTTCACGATAAAAAAAGGTGAAACAGTAGGCATCATCGGGCGGAACGGGGCCGGTAAATCCACCCTGCTTCAAATGATATGCGGCACACTGACTCCGACACATGGAGACATCAAAACCAATGGTCGAGTAGCGGCGTTGCTTGAACTCGGCTCCGGCTTCAATCCTGAATTTTCAGGGCGCGAAAATGTCTATCTGAATGCTTCCATTCTGGGACTGAGCCAAACCGAGATCGATCAGCGTTTCGATGATATAATCGCTTTTGCCGACATTGGAGATTTTATCGACCAACCGGTGAAGAATTACTCCAGCGGCATGATGGTACGCCTTGCTTTTGCCGTCATTGCTCATGTGGATGCAGATATTCTTGTTATCGATGAAGCCCTGGCTGTCGGAGATGCATTTTTCACCCATAAATGCATGCGTTTTCTCCGCCAATTCATGAAGACCGGCACCATCCTGTTTGTCAGCCATGATACATCTTCAGTCCGGAACCTATGCAGAGACGCTCTGTGGCTGGAAAAAGGGCAGGTTGTTCAGTTCGATAAATCAAAGATTGTCTGCGAAAACTACCTTGAAGCCTTTTACGAAGAACAGCAGGGGAAAAGTACGACGACGCGCATAAAAAAAATGCCTGAAACTTCCGGGCCGGTATCTCTGAAAGATCAGCGCGCAGACTTTATAAATACCAGCAATTTGCGTAACGATATTGAGCTTTTTGATTTTGATCCCGACGCTCCTTCTTTTGGCAAAGGAGCCGCCAGAGTAACCGCGGTCAGGTTTTTAGATAAAGACCGTAATCCGCTCTCCTGGATAGTCGGTGGAGAAGAGGTCTATCTCCAGGTCGAAGTCTATGCCGACAAAACTCTGCGGTCACCAATTATCGGTTTTTATGTGAAAGATCGCCTTGGCCAGACCCTCTTTGGCGATAACACGTGGCTTACCTATATGGATTCCCCTGTTCAATGTGTTGCAGGAGAATTCCTTACAGCGGAATTCGGATTTTACATGCCTCGACTGCTTGCCGGAGATTATTCCATAACCGTTGCCGTCGCCGATGGCAATCAGGATGATCATGTGCAACATCACTGGATTCATGACGCCCTTTTCTTCAAATCTGAATCCACCAGTGTTGCCGGAGGGCTTATCGGCTTGCCAATGAATAGGATTAAGTTGCAGAAAAAGGAAACACCATGAAAATCATAGACTCGGGTCTGCTGGCAGTGCCTGACTTCAAACCACGTTCTCTCAAAGAACCCGTCGC
This region of uncultured Desulfuromonas sp. genomic DNA includes:
- a CDS encoding type I secretion system permease/ATPase, which codes for MKKFLKQWRPYLVYGGVFSLFINVLQLTFPIYMLQIYDRVLSSYSMPTLFAITVAAVLSLIVMASLEFVRSRLLVRCGVAIDQALSRNVLDSVLKQAAITGTPPDQATLRDVNILRNFFAGNAIFTLFDIPWTPLFLAVIYILHPLLGLVATGGAVLLIIFALINEKVTRKPLDAANVVNGFSMKFVETARRNAQSVRSMGMLSGVTSRWQGYNDTVTKLQTQSSRQAGLIQSLSSWLRQSMQVFIYGVGAWLTLKGEATAGCMIASSIIMGKALGPVQTGIATWKSMVEARSAWRRLDALFSRSTNEDSMDLPSPKGELTAEHVSFSIQNTTILRDISFQIQPGESLGLIGPSGAGKSTLCRLLLGIWPSTTGSVRLDGADVYAWDQERLGPYIGYLPQDVELFPGTVAENISRLNEVSSEDVIAAAQQAGVHELILTLPGGYDTRIGEGGIVLSGGQRQRIGLARALFGKPKLVILDEPNSNLDDEGEKALLASWPTLKEQGTTLIVVSHKPGLLAGVDKILMLRNGQLAMFGPRDAVFQKLMEVQAQQKAG
- a CDS encoding HlyD family type I secretion periplasmic adaptor subunit, with the translated sequence MEQKQNWLRRLLNKNRITDEDYAQMEDENSPPPKLNVIFADSRRIIMSGLLIILVFFGIGGAWITLAEISGAVISSGEVRVDTERKTVQHLEGGIIKEIKVRNGDKVEKGQTLIVLDSSRIISETEQVRLRLAAARLADIRLQAERGMTAQVPWPKSEPGIPEAKYRELLESAQKVFASRRQALTEQISMLKKQIAQLTEQDSSLQGRVRAEKKIIAALQEELEAKQVLYERQYIDKTRILELERNIAEHEGIQAQLHGSRAELRERIAELELRMSALQSEYRQKATEEHNQNQQRIYDLQQQLLPLIDASNRLNITAPVSGEIIAMQVHSVGGVIRSGEPILDIVPEGSPLIVECNIQVKDITHVHKGQEADVQLLAFEQRTTPKIHGKVVYISADRILRKTAYGEQPTYIVHVELDKVELHENDLYISAGMPAAVFIKTEPRTVLDYLIEPLKENFDRALRET
- a CDS encoding TolC family protein; amino-acid sequence: MRTLQKIFYAASFFMMCSIPVHAATVPLTLQECIQRGLQYNPEINAYRLAKKEADRGIEEAWGAFLPTLSLHYSYNKLNNGSADESDNDYLDQNSNSFSARLTQPLFTGFSGVAGLKRARANREYREAELRYIENQLIKEISISYYDLLYAQRRTSQWRESVQRLEEQQEIAAAWVEQRLAPMLRLHEIAAELSNAHHELTRAISDQAIARAQIREWLALSPGEEINVSGSLMTQGEEPCPDLQACIETALEQRPEIELSQLTIEIARQDAKAILARNLPHAELDTSWTDYQREYDTNYPEDDRDYYSVTLNLSLKPFQGGRNISAWRKQRIVVDRYRQQLASQRNAIATEVNTSFEQLTQGKARIKDARKTIEHAVAAYQVAKKSAEMGMYSLDDLLEAELRLTRAELKLTDAYIATRKATAELSYAICSTSLF
- a CDS encoding ABC transporter permease, whose amino-acid sequence is MQHYSSKPSYVIIHAWKYRQLIWQMAKREVVGRYRGSILGLFWSFFQPIFMLSIYTFVFSVVFQAKWGATHSESKTEFAIILFSGLIIFNFFVEVINRAPDMIIQNVSYVKKVVFPLEVLPFVAAGSALFHTFVSVLVLLTFNVLVNHTFHLTVFFLPLIILPLFMLVLGFSWFLASLGVYLRDVGQTVGILTTALLFMSPIFFPATALPEQLRAYLFVNPLTFIIEQTRQALIWGTAPDWSGLVVYFFAACLFAWLGLLWFQKTRKGFADVL
- a CDS encoding ABC transporter ATP-binding protein, which encodes MSSEVAISVTDVSKCYQVYATPRDRLKQFILPRLQALLGRHRRQYYREFWALRDISFTIKKGETVGIIGRNGAGKSTLLQMICGTLTPTHGDIKTNGRVAALLELGSGFNPEFSGRENVYLNASILGLSQTEIDQRFDDIIAFADIGDFIDQPVKNYSSGMMVRLAFAVIAHVDADILVIDEALAVGDAFFTHKCMRFLRQFMKTGTILFVSHDTSSVRNLCRDALWLEKGQVVQFDKSKIVCENYLEAFYEEQQGKSTTTRIKKMPETSGPVSLKDQRADFINTSNLRNDIELFDFDPDAPSFGKGAARVTAVRFLDKDRNPLSWIVGGEEVYLQVEVYADKTLRSPIIGFYVKDRLGQTLFGDNTWLTYMDSPVQCVAGEFLTAEFGFYMPRLLAGDYSITVAVADGNQDDHVQHHWIHDALFFKSESTSVAGGLIGLPMNRIKLQKKETP